The proteins below are encoded in one region of Telopea speciosissima isolate NSW1024214 ecotype Mountain lineage chromosome 10, Tspe_v1, whole genome shotgun sequence:
- the LOC122644259 gene encoding probable complex I intermediate-associated protein 30 translates to MNRCGFCGMRSKKFNGFIDLDAYDTLALKIKGDGRSYISTIYTENWVNSPGQQEDNSWQAFVFRPKDNWYIAKILLDRYLPTWRGNVIDADLEVNPSRIVGMSLSVNAEGGVPGAKSGPGDFEVEIDWIKALRTE, encoded by the exons ATGAATCGTTGTGGTTTTTGTGGAATGAGATCCAAGAAG TTTAATGGCTTCATTGACTTGGATGCATATGATACACTAGCTTTGAAGATTAAAGGGGATGGAAGATCCTACATATCCACC ATATACACGGAAAATTGGGTAAACTCACCCGGGCAACAAGAAGACAATTCATGGCAAGCTTTTGTTTTCAGACCAAAAGACAACTGGTACATTGCAAAG ATTCTGCTTGATCGGTACTTACCGACATGGAGAGGAAACGTTATAGATGCAGATTTGGAAGTGAATCCTTCACGTATCGTTGGCATGTCTCTCTCTGTCAATGCTGAGGGTGGTGTACCAGGGGCAAAATCTGGACCAGGTGATTTCGAAGTAGAAATTGACTGGATAAAAGCCTTGAGAACAGAGTGA